gACACCCCTGAGATGCGAATAATGTCAATTTGGATTGTGCACGTATGAGAATTTTGGagtacataaaataaaattactaatataGTGGGGAAGGTAATTGGAtattataagaaattaaaaaggCATTTGAATTTAGgtaaattaattaagaaatggactaaattgtaaaaatgtgagaAGTATTGAGTCATAATGAAAAATTCGAAATAAGAAAGGATTGAATTTGATGCATGAGAAAAAGAGGAAAGACTTGGAGAGTAATTTGAccatgaaactaaaaaaaaaagaagggatgaGAATGGGAGTGAATAGTAACCACAAGTGTGGCATGATaattattagatttttattaattaaatatattagattattaaaataaacaaaagatggATAGATATTTTGTTGGTGTAGatgtagaaaaaaaaaggaaacatcATCAACATTTTCGATCTTTCCTCCACGTTTCTATCTCTCATTTCTAACCAAGTTTCattttctctcaatttagtcccttctaCCATTTCACCTCTTTTAAACTTAACATCCAAATTGTCACCATAGACTCTAagtgaaatcaatagaacaactCCAttgtaagtttattttttttgtaaatctaGCTAATATTCATTTGGAGGAGAAAAAGTGAAGAAAAGTGAGATTTGAAAGGTAAGGTAAGAACAATAGTTCTTTAAGACTTAGGGTCGGTTAGTATGCTTATAAAAAACTTTTGGACAAAAGCATTCTAAACAAGCTGCTTTGGAAGAAAAAGTTTTTCAGCTATTGTAAACTTTTTTTAGAAGCTTAAAATTTAACTTCTTCCCAAAAGTGTTtctttttcaaaagtacttttgagaagcaTTCTTAAATTAGGCCTTAATGTTTTTCTCGTCAAATGCATGGAAATAGTCTGTGATTTTTGTTTGATATTAAAAGTTGTATATGTGTGTCTaaatgaagagaaagagaagagaagtgaacatcaagttggtgataagggcAAGACATAGCCAATGagtgaaggaaaaagaaatgTTCATTTCAAGCATTTGTTGTAATTAAACCTAAATGAAAAACTGATGAATAGTTTTAGAAAATATATTAGTAGTTGAAAATGATGATTTGTTTGGAAATTATTGGAAGTAAAATGGTATTGGAATGAAAAAATGCATCTGTAGTTGTGaatgttaaaaaaaaaggaactaaattgcaaagagtAAAAATTTAGATTGGTGGAATAGATGTTAATACCAACATTAGTGAAATGTCNNNNNNNNNNNNNNNNNNNNNNNNNNNNNNNNNNNNNNNNNNNNNNNNNNNNNNNNNNNNNNNNNNNNNNNNNNNNNNNNNNNNNNNNNNNNNNNNNNNNNNNNNNNNNNNNNNNNNNNNNNNNNNNNNNNNNNNNNNNNNNNNNNNNNNNNNNNNNNNNNNNNNNNNNNNNNNNNNNNNNNNNNNNNNNNNNNNNNNNNNNNNNNNNNNNNNNNNNNNNNNNNNNNNNNNNNNNNNNNNNNNNNNNNNNNNNNNNNNNNNNNNNNNNNNNNNNNNNNNNNNNNNNNNNNNNNNNNNNNNNNNNNNNNNNNNNNNNNNNNNNNNNNNNNNNNNNNNNNNNNNNNNNNNNNNNNNNNNNNNNNNNNNNNNNNNNNNNNNNNNNNNNNNNNNNNNNNNNNNNNNNNNNNNNNNNNNNNNNNNNNNNNNNNNNNNNNNNNNNNNNNNNNNNNNNNNNNNNNNNNNNNNNNNNNNNNNNNNNNNNNNNNNNNNNNNNNNNNNNNAAAGGAAGAGTGGAAAATAGAAAGACCCCTTCGACCATTAAACAAGTGAAAGAAGAATAAAGCTTACCCATACGGCCGCACTGCCAGAAAGACTTGCATTCTCATCAATAAATCTATAAGCTCCATAATCAAACAATAAAAGAGTTGGTTTATGTTAGACGGTCAAATTTTCATTTCTCTTGTATCCATTCATATATGATGCTCTCGTCAATCCCATCATTCCAAAAATCATACAtgtagttttattaatttttttaaggaaataatTTTCCTAACTCATATTTAAGAATTatgtgatattttttttaaaaaaaattcatacatgtatttttattaaattttttttacttaatcttTACAATAAATAAATTCTATAACATTTTTCTCTCAAATGCAAGGCATTAAATTTGTATCTTATATATTATATAGTAAGTCTCGAGGATCTGAGGACCAGATTGGTaatgtatattttaatttgaagcttaagtttgaaaacttaattgaaatttgaaaacttaatttgaaaatttgaaaacttaaaaattaaatttggtaAACttaaaagttttgagaaacttgGAAATTTTTTGGAGAGAAACAACTCAATGGGTAAAATCGATTCTGCCATTCATTCACAAACTGCATAGCCTTTTTAGAGGGCTATTCTCTTCTTACATCATCTGAACGGGAAATCATTACATTTgaaacttttgaataaaattttcagagaatatattctctgattacaaaatacaaattacagaactattcacttgtcttttcttgcagggaataatttcctgttcacgcattattttgttgcagggaatctctcctgttcacgcATTTTTGTATTATAGGGAATTCTCCTTTCAACATCATATTGCAGGGAATCTCTCATGTTCACACATTATTTTGTTGCAAGGAATCTCTCATGTTCACACATCATTTCTTTTTGGACCTGGTGATGGTTACCGAAGTGGTATTATCTGCAAGATCCACCGTTTTGATTGAGGATGCTGGAGATCATCTTCAGATTCGGAGTCCAATGAGCTGGCATTTTAGCCATgagttttttgtattctttttgtCTTGGCTTGAGCTTACATTGCACTAGCTGTCGACTTTGCTTTAAGAAATTTTGCTGTGGTTTGATCCGGGCTACGGACTTACATAATATTGGtttcttgttgaaaaaattatccaaatattttgaatcatatttttcatcattaaatttgTCCCACCATTTAGTCCAGTAATTGCGAACTAATAATGGAATTCCAGTTATGTTGTCTTGCTCAAAAGATAATTTCATGAGACAATCTAGGAAATGcatattttgagaaaaatggATTGTCCTGTAAATGTGTTTTTGCTCTGGTTCAGGAAATGAAATTGTCAAAGAATTGGCCATAAGTTTGATTTTTTCTGGTAGTATCTCAAAGGATGATggtccataccaattccaccactcTTGGAACCAGTTTGGGATTTGATGTGGtgccatatttgaaatatatgagccacGAATGTTCTCATGTTTGGTTGTTCATTAAAAGGCATGTACCATGCCATTTGGGTAATCTCAATATGTAAATATGGGTTAATGTCTttttggtggtaaatttggctgggaatttctttggagaatttggttttcactccaatctcttggtcgaagaatttttaatatttgggctgtTGAATGGGTAAAAAATTTGGATCTTTGGATTGTGTAATTTTGAACAATAGAGATCCGTTTGGACCAGTATGTTTTATATTGTCGGTTTTTGAGAATCCATGGTTTGAATGCCATCCATTGAAGTTCTTTTGCCAGTATGTGGAGTTTTCTGAAATCTTCTTCCATAACAAGAATTTTTCaaatatttgtttggaaaatatgtgaaatttttgtgtaGCAGTTTATGAAGACACCGCTATCTCTTTTGGAAAACATCTTGGAGAagtctcttttaaaacatttttagaGATATTGGTTTTTAAACATCTCTTTATTTTTAACCTTTGTGCTTCAGCAGCAATTTGTTTGAGAGGGTTCCTCTTTCATTTGCAAGGCCATGCTACTTTGGATTGAGTAGGTCAATCCATTTTTTGATTTGAGAACCATTCATTTTGATCTTGTGCATCTTGAATTATTGTTGGGGATACGATATGATGATTTCATTTTTATGCAATTTACATTCTTATTGGTTTGAGTGTtggttttgttttctattttccctttttttgttCAGTTTCATTTTCTTTGAGAATCAGCAAttagtttctttttttcaatatcaaaatcaatatGCTCAAAATTGCCTGCCATCTTGCAAAAATCTGTTTTGAGGCAATGtttgaacatctttttgtaaaacttcttttgctGATTGCAATCAATTCGCAaaagaatttttgatttaataaatcacttggaattttgtaatgcaaaaaacaattgataaaatttcttttttaatagtactaTAATTTTGCTGAGTAGGATTTCAGTGTCTGGAAGTAAAACTGGACTACTTGCTCTTTTCctcctttaacttgttttaggatccCACCATACCCTATTTTGAAGCATCTGTTTCAACTATCTTGGGGGCATTTGGATCAGCTAATATAACAAGGAAgcttagtgatttttttttgatttgggtgataatattggtatggttttttgtccaaggttgtggattctttttgAATCTATCATATAATGGTTTACATAATTGCTAAGACCTGGATAAAGTCTATAACATAATGGAGGCTTCTAAGAacctttgtaattggactttatcaagaatttggtatgggaatttgctagcaaattctATAGATCGTTCTATGGGGTAATGGTTCCTTGGGTAATATAATGACTTAAAACCTTACTTTGGTTGGAATAAACTTATTTTGGATTTAGAAActactaaaccattatttcttatgacttttataaagatcgatatatgtttaaagtgttttctaaattttctgaaaatactaatacatcatcaatgtatactattgtgaatgagaatattggtaaaaatatcattcattattctttggaactcagatggagcatttttaacccaaaaggcattacattcCATTCGTATTGTCCAAATGGTACAGTAAATGCTGTTttatatcttcttcttcttttatttggatttgccaaaatccagatttcatatcaaattttgagaaaatatttgcattacaaagtttTTGTAGCAAATCTTTCTTATTTGGTATTGGGTATCTAATCCATTTTAAGGCTTGATTGAGAGGTTAGTAATTAGTTACTAATCTTGGCGTTCCTCTTTCAAGTtctgcattttttattacatagaaTGCTGAACAACTCCAAAGGGAACtgctctttctaattaattttttattaagaaggtcttatatttcttttctacaaaattcttccatttctttgttcatttgtatAGGTCTTGCTTTTGTGGGTATTTGTCTTTCATCAAAATTGTTTTCGTATGGTAATGTTACTTCATGTTTCTTTCTATTCCAAAAGGCATTAGGAATGTCAGAACAAATtgttgattctatttcttttttgatttgatctattcttttttgtatttctctttttcttaattgTTCAGTTAATTTTTAAACATAGTTCTTCTTTTAAGAAGAGATTTGCTTCTGttggtaattaattaaattattaatttgtccattatgaatggataaagattttaacaggttgagatttcttattttcggtttttctacaaaaggaaattctacattagtgtttaaaactttagtggagatagaattatttgttactttataaggtttgagtaaggatatgaatgaggttcctaatatgacatcttgggtaatatcttttaccattaaaaaacatgtttgatattttatacatttgttggatatttctgcattgggaattttataagtaattttagttttttaccaTTTGCAGTCTTAagagattttgatgttttattataatatttgttgGAATTATTTATTCTCTAATACAGTTTTGGTCCGCTCCTATATCAAAAAGGGCTattgtttctaattgaaattcattatttatgataatatttattttattaaatatctttgaatAGATACTTCAGTTAGAACCATCATATATTATTGTGTATTTTCTTCAGGTTCAGGTTCAGTTTCTGATGAACTTTTTTCTGAGGTTTCGTGTTTTAAGGTCTtcatttgttctttcatttcTTGTTGTTCTATTTTAAGCTGAGAAATTCTGATTTAATCTGTTTTATTTCCAACTGTAATTCAGAGTTTGTaatttgtcttggttttattttttcatatttattaaatattatgtcttgtatattatacatttgtgattgactagaaatgatttctttttctttttctagtttatcttttaatgaggattttaatttcaaaaggtattctcttttaagctataggtcttgaattttatcaataacttcTATCATAAATTATTGATCTTTAGTTAGCATATTAATTGAAGGTTCATTTTCATCTCCACAAGACTGGGATGTTGTATGTAATTCGTCTATTTGTAATTCATCTGTTTCAGTAGATGTATCATTTTCAGAAGAAGTTGTTTCTAATaggatttcatttaatttttgttctatctcttctcctaaatttaagttattgatttttcttttgattttacaatattttgagatatgtcctggttttccacacctataacattttattgttttatcaatttcgttttctgttttttgttgtttcttcccttttctgtattttttatatttatgtttttttataatattctgaaatattctttttcctatttttttgcTTTTCAGGGCAACATGTTTTTGAAGAAGAAGGTTCATTCCTGATGTCAAATTGGTGGCAGAATGATCCTAATTCCTTTCTACTCCAACCTGGACTAATCCAAAATGGATGTATTTGAGAATCTAGTAGAAAGTCAGCCAATCAAGAAAGAACCAGTAAAAGAGATAATCGAAAAAAGTTTCAAAGAATCAATATTCACACCTTATGAGATTCCAAAAGCTttccaaaaatcccaaattaattTCCTAACAAAAATCCAAAATAGACTTAATGCTTTAGAAAACTACAGGTCTGAATTACTTGCCCCTGATACCCCAATACAAACCCAATATTCAGTAAATACATTACACCAATCCTCCCAATCTGACTCGGATCAGTCAGATGAACACAAATTAACAAAATGACTTGGAAATaaccaaaaagattatattatccaaAAATCACTGCACCTAATCTTAACATAGAAGAAAAAcctgtttttcaaaataaatacaatgctaatacaATCTATGAATGGAATATAGATGGAATGTCTGAATACAATATTCTTAGTTTATTACAACAAATGACGATagtttcaaatgtttataaaacccaaaatcaaaatgaattaatCAATGATCATACTAtacctaattatatatatataaaattttaatattatatcctCAGCTTTAGAAACCATCCCTGTCTTACAATGTGCATCAACCAATGTATTATACGTGACAACATCAAGCTCAATGTCTTCCTTTATCATCATGTCAACGGTTTCTACAGCTTTAGAAATCATGCCTTCCTCACAAAGTGCATCAATCAATATAGTATATGTGACAACATCAAGCGAAATATTGATATCCACCATTTCATTCAAAAGCCTTGTTGCCTCCTCCTGCTGGCCTGAATTACACATATCATGAATTAAGCAATTATAAGTAATGATATTTGGTCTAATGCCCTTAACCTTCACTTTAGAGAAGAGATCAAGAGTCTCCTTTAACATCCCGTTCTTACAAAGACAGCCAATGACAGTATTATATGCTAGAATATCAGGCTGAAAACCTCCATCAGCTTTAGAAACCTAACAGATCTATCAGGATTGCCTCTCTTACACAACACCTTTAAGCACTGTACTGTAAACAATAAAATCAGGTCGATACCCTCTTTCAGTCATTTCATCGAGCATACTAACCGCCTCAGAAACCTTATTTTGAATACAAGGCCCATTAATCAAAGTCGAAAAAGTTACAACAGTATGCTCAACACCTAACTTCAGCATTTTCCCCAAAACAGAAAAACCAAAATCAATTCGGGCTAGTTGACAAAAGCAATTAATCAAGATGCTCATAGAATAAACATTATGGGAAACGCCTAATAATTCCATCTGGCTACACATGGAAACAACAATGGCATAATGTTTCATTCTAACAATGGGtgctaataatttagtgaattccACAATTGAAGGCTTTGGGTACTTCTCAATCATCTTATTGAACAAAATCAAAGCATCATCAACATTATCGGGGCGATCatctttttttccctttcctcTAACAGACATGGACATGATGTGGGCACCAATGGTGTTAGaagaagaataaagagagtggaAATTAGAAAGATGGCTTCCACAACATAACGAGGAATAGAAGAAGGAAGCTTACCCATATCTTGAAAGTAAGCAAAATGGGAGCTTGACAATGAAACCACAAATGGCGCCGGCAGTACGTGTAAATTTTGGCTGGCGAAGTACTGTTTAGGGAAAGGGTTGCGAGCGTAATTTGGgtaaattaatttaaacaatCAAATTATCTTCTACGTAAATTACAGATTTAGCCTGTATATCTAATTTAGTCATTTCCAATAGTAAAAGTTTGTTAAGTTCAATCAGGCCTGCACTTGAAGTCGCGTATGGAGGTACCGTTCAGATTCAAAGTTAAAGGggtctaaaaattatttttcaatttttaaggagtttaaattcttttttactAACTTTTAAAGGTCCAAAGAAAAATTAACCTTTAAGGGCCtaaaaatttttctttaacttttaaaaagttaaaactcTATTTTATTGTTTTGCCTGACCCCAAAATTGTCAAGAACAGACCTGAGCTCAATTTTGCAAATTAtcataattatttgatttagaaTATATCTTCATAATTAAGTTTGTTAAACTTCAATTTTATTACTCCCAAAAATTTcatgtaacaaatatattatcacatatttaatataatgtcagattattattttcatataattctcACAAAAACtcatcttattttaattaataacatttaaaatcatttttaaacccGAGTATAGCTAGGTAAAGAATTCTAgttaatgtaattttaaaaatctaatatttGATAGTATTTTTTAGAGAAAAAGGATCGTATGAAATTGTAATTTCAATATAAgaatatcaaatcaaatttttactcCCCGTTTTCAATATTTTCCTCCCGAAAAAATTCATGTTAAATAGGTATCTAATAAAAGATTTAATCATCTCTTCATTCAAGTCAagactttaaatatttatatctaaAATACATCTCTTCTACTTGATCCATAtctttagaaatttaatttaaaggcttaaatataaaactctttagttaaattatcattttcgcctatataatatatttaatttgaagatttatttttatattttaatttagacaTAATTAATCCTTATACCATTAATACTATTATGTTTAGtagttgaaatttaaaaaattccaaattggacatgaatttttttaattgagaAAGCAGTGGAACATTTCAGAGCAAGATTGATCTATTAGAGTGTAAGATGAGATCCATAAATAAGGTGACAGTGAATATATCGGCACAGAATCCCTTACCAACCATTTCTGTAAGAAGTTGCGTTGCCTTTGAGGTATAGCTGTTTCGAAGGAACCCCGGAATCATTACATTATAACAGCAACTATCAAGCGAACAATCATTATCTCCCATGCTCCCAAACAACCTGTATGCTTCATCTGGCAATCCATCTTTACACAGCCCATTAATCATTAAACAATATGTGTAAACATCCGGTTTTAAACCATTGTTTGAGAGTTGATGAAATAATTCTTTTGCAACCTTGATATGCCCAACTTTGCACAACCCATCAATTAGGATAGTATATGGGACAATATCAAGTTCCAACCCACTGTTTCGCATTGCTTCAAAAAGTTTCAATGCCTCTTCGATATGACCTGTTTTGCATAAAGCATTCAGCAAAATCAAACAGGTCACTATATCTGGAATTTGTCCAGAAGCAAGCACCTTTCTAAACAGTTCACAAGCAGTTAAAACTCTCCCTAACTGAAACATACTCTGCAAGAGAGTGCTGTACGTGACAGTATCCAGGATTGGTCCCTTTCGAGATATTTCATGGAAGAGTTCCATTGCTTCGTCTAACCTTTTACCTTTGCAATATCCATTGATCATGGTGTTGTAAGTAACTATATCTGGTGCACAACCCTTCTCAATCATCAAGTTGAAAACTCCTCTAGCTTTATCCATTTCATTCTGCAAGCAATGACCATTAACTAATGCACTataggtaataacatcaggctcAATGCCTCGTTTTATCATTGTGTCAACAATATCCTCAGCTTTAGAAACCATCCCTTCTTTGCAATGTGCATCAACCAATGTAGAATACGTGACAACATTGGGTTCAATGCCTTGCTTTCTCATTGTGTTAACGATCTCTACAGCTTTAGAAATCATTCCTTCCGTGCAAAGTGCATCAACCAATATGGTATACGTGACAATATCAAGTGAAATATTGTTATCAACCATTTCATTCAAAAGCCTTGTTGCCTCCTCCTGCCAGCCCGAATTACACATACCATGAATTAAGCAATTATAAGTAATGATATCTGGTCTAATGCCCTTAACCTTCATTTCCGAGAAGAGATTGAGAGCCTCCTTTAATAGCCCCTTCTTACAAAGGCAGTCAAGGATGGTATTATATGCTACAATATCAGGTTCAAAACCTGTGCCTTCCATCAGCCTTAGAAACCTAGCAGCTCTATCAGTATTACCAATCTTACACAACCCCTTAAGTATTGTATTGTAAACAATCAAATCAAGTTGATACCCTCTTTCAGTCATTCCATCGAATATACTAATGGCCTCAGAAATCTTACTTTGAATACAAAGCCAATTAATCAAAGTTGAAAAAGTTACAACACTAGGTTCAACACCTAATTTCAGCATTTTCCCCAAAACAGACAACCCAAAATCAATTCGACCTAATTGACAAAAGCCATTAATCAAGATATTCATAGAATAACCATCGTGGGAAACTCCCAATAATTCGATCTGTCTATACATAGAAACAACAATGGCATAATGTTTCATCCTAACAACGGCtcctaataatttattaaattccacAATTGTAGGCTTTGGATACTTGCCTATCATCTTATTGAAAACAATCAGAGCATCATCAAAATTATCGAAGCGATAATCTATTTTTCCCTTTCCTCTAACAGGCATGGGTTTCTTACTTAAGGCTTCGATGTGGGTAGCTATGGTGTTAGAAGAAGAAGAGTGGAAATTAGAAAGATGGCTTCCACCATTAACAACTGAACGAAGAATAAAAGAAGAAGGAAGCTTACCCATATCTTGAATCTATGCAAAATGGAAAACCAAAGAGCTGAAGTTGAAAATGAAACCACAAATGGCGCCGGCACTACCGCAAGAActgtaaatataaattatagataAATATGGATATAAAGATGCCCAACACAACTTGGAAATGACAGGTGTAGTTTAGGGACAGGCTAATATCGGTAGTTTTGAGGGCAATTTGGGTCATgtaaattttggctatttttattttgaatagagTCAAATTATGTTATTAGTTCTTCTCATGCCTGGTCAGGGTCGTAGCATCCGGGCTGAAAAAATG
The genomic region above belongs to Gossypium hirsutum isolate 1008001.06 chromosome D05, Gossypium_hirsutum_v2.1, whole genome shotgun sequence and contains:
- the LOC121216850 gene encoding pentatricopeptide repeat-containing protein At1g63330 codes for the protein MGKLPSSFILRSVVNGGSHLSNFHSSSSNTIATHIEALSKKPMPVRGKGKIDYRFDNFDDALIVFNKMIGKYPKPTIVEFNKLLGAVVRMKHYAIVVSMYRQIELLGVSHDGYSMNILINGFCQLGRIDFGLSVLGKMLKLGVEPSVVTFSTLINWLCIQSKISEAISIFDGMTERGYQLDLIVYNTILKGLCKIGNTDRAARFLRLMEGTGFEPDIVAYNTILDCLCKKGLLKEALNLFSEMKVKGIRPDIITYNCLIHGMCNSGWQEEATRLLNEMVDNNISLDIVTYTILVDALCTEGMISKAVEIVNTMRKQGIEPNVVTYSTLVDAHCKEGMVSKAEDIVDTMIKRGIEPDVITYSALVNGHCLQNEMDKARGVFNLMIEKGCAPDIVTYNTMINGYCKGKRLDEAMELFHEISRKGPILDTVTYSTLLQSMFQLGRVLTACELFRKVLASGQIPDIVTCLILLNALCKTGHIEEALKLFEAMRNSGLELDIVPYTILIDGLCKVGHIKVAKELFHQLSNNGLKPDVYTYCLMINGLCKDGLPDEAYRLFGSMGDNDCSLDSCCYNVMIPGFLRNSYTSKATQLLTEMVGKGFCADIFTVTLFMDLILHSNRSILL